A genome region from Nocardiopsis exhalans includes the following:
- a CDS encoding monovalent cation/H+ antiporter complex subunit F, with amino-acid sequence MEFIDIGIGVIVLAMAIAAYRILTGPSAADRGAASDVVFFGFVGLVAMLGFRIDTELVVDIVLVCTLIGFLAALSLARLITGGKR; translated from the coding sequence ATGGAGTTCATCGACATCGGTATCGGCGTGATCGTGCTGGCCATGGCCATCGCCGCGTACCGCATCCTGACCGGCCCGTCGGCCGCCGACCGAGGGGCCGCCTCCGACGTGGTCTTCTTCGGCTTCGTCGGCCTGGTCGCCATGCTGGGCTTTCGCATCGACACCGAACTGGTCGTGGACATCGTCCTGGTGTGCACCCTGATCGGCTTCCTCGCGGCCCTGTCCCTGGCCCGACTGATCACCGGAGGCAAGCGATGA
- a CDS encoding DUF4040 family protein has protein sequence MVLLLLLLVLAAAVFATFPLHRALGRAAGWPLALVLLASTGLVLAQAPQVLGAGTPIEFAKPWMPEIGVELRLRMDGVGWLFTLLVNGVGALILAYSARYFPPGPRLGFYALMTFFALAMTGLVMADDVVLLFVFWELTTVASFLLIGTSGRSGNAPAIRALLTTVVGGLALMTAAILMALRTGTTRLSTILADPVWAEDPAFSSTVAVLVILAAFTKSAQFPFHYWLPDAMAANTPVSAYLHAAAMVKAGIFLLMRFTPAFAELPLWNYTLIAFGLVTAVVGAVFAFQQYDLKKLAAYSTVSQLGLLVAVIGVGTEAALVAAAVHTLAHALFKAALFMVVGLVDHQAGSRDLREIRRLGIAGGLRRRMPVTATVAALAGLSMAGVPPLLGFVSKENVFKGLLEAPGPAWVGPAAGTVAVIASVFTFAYTYRFVHGAFWSSSPRPDRSATSVSEAGYGFAGPPAVAAVLGLVLGLAVPVLNPMAERAAAEATGEAEAEAGLALWHGLSADLFMSLAAIALGALLVWWTASGERLAGRRLFPVDGVIVFEALREGIMALGRRVGDLTRSDAPPRHLVVPIVLVIALAGIITATGLEVPEPYGETSSPLDWLLIALITASVIGAVYVRSRTAGLVLVGSAGLTTALWLFLLGAFDVAFAQMVVEILTVVIAALILRRLPARFHRISLRRYLATGAIALFAGLSAALGVFYLTGRRGRSEASQYFLENSEEDTGGTNVVNTILVDYRALDTLGELVVLGVAGLIVIAVLNSSGLLTAHGDRRLVVSRSSAVYDADDNTLVMRAVSYLLLPLIVFWSLWLFLRGHTDVGGGFVAGLLGGAAFALLYLAAPSASVAKIRLAYPRIIGAGVAISLASGLFGYLDGSFLRPLHGYVTLPLVGEYHLTAALVFDAGVYLAVVGVILTALNQLGLEESLPGDSTAGTVRPVRDQPPTDDPGTPPEVDAQSPLRETPDKEGGAR, from the coding sequence GTGGTACTTCTGCTACTGCTTCTGGTCCTCGCCGCCGCCGTGTTCGCGACGTTCCCCCTCCACCGGGCCCTGGGGCGCGCCGCCGGTTGGCCGCTCGCGCTCGTGCTGCTGGCGTCGACCGGACTGGTTCTGGCCCAGGCCCCGCAGGTACTCGGAGCCGGCACGCCGATCGAGTTCGCCAAGCCCTGGATGCCCGAGATCGGCGTCGAACTGCGCCTGCGCATGGACGGGGTCGGTTGGCTGTTCACCCTGCTGGTGAACGGCGTCGGTGCGCTCATCCTGGCTTACTCGGCCCGCTACTTCCCGCCCGGGCCGCGGCTGGGCTTCTACGCCCTGATGACCTTCTTCGCGCTCGCGATGACCGGGCTGGTGATGGCCGACGACGTGGTGCTGCTGTTCGTCTTCTGGGAACTGACGACCGTCGCCTCGTTCCTCCTGATCGGCACGTCCGGCCGCTCCGGAAACGCCCCGGCGATCCGCGCCCTCCTGACCACCGTGGTGGGCGGGCTCGCCCTGATGACCGCCGCGATCCTGATGGCCCTGCGCACGGGAACCACACGGCTGAGCACGATCCTGGCCGACCCGGTGTGGGCCGAGGACCCCGCCTTCTCCTCAACGGTGGCGGTACTGGTGATTCTGGCGGCCTTCACCAAGTCGGCCCAGTTCCCCTTCCACTACTGGCTGCCGGACGCCATGGCGGCAAACACCCCGGTCAGCGCCTATCTGCACGCGGCGGCGATGGTCAAGGCCGGGATCTTCCTGCTGATGCGGTTCACCCCGGCCTTCGCCGAACTCCCCCTGTGGAACTACACGCTCATCGCCTTCGGTCTGGTCACCGCGGTGGTCGGCGCGGTGTTCGCGTTCCAGCAGTACGACCTCAAGAAGCTCGCCGCATACTCCACGGTGAGCCAGCTCGGGCTGCTGGTGGCGGTGATCGGGGTGGGCACCGAGGCGGCCCTGGTGGCCGCTGCGGTACACACCCTCGCGCACGCGCTGTTCAAGGCAGCGCTGTTCATGGTGGTCGGGCTGGTGGACCACCAGGCGGGCAGCCGCGACCTGCGCGAGATCCGCCGGTTGGGGATCGCGGGCGGTCTACGGCGCCGGATGCCGGTCACCGCGACCGTGGCGGCGCTGGCCGGACTGTCCATGGCGGGCGTCCCGCCGCTCCTGGGTTTCGTCAGCAAGGAGAACGTCTTCAAGGGCCTACTGGAGGCGCCCGGCCCCGCGTGGGTGGGGCCGGCCGCCGGAACGGTCGCCGTCATCGCCTCCGTCTTCACCTTCGCCTACACCTACCGGTTCGTGCACGGCGCGTTCTGGAGCTCCTCGCCGCGCCCGGACCGGAGCGCAACCTCCGTGTCCGAGGCCGGATACGGCTTCGCGGGCCCGCCCGCCGTCGCCGCCGTTCTCGGCCTGGTGCTGGGCCTCGCCGTCCCCGTCCTGAACCCGATGGCCGAACGGGCCGCCGCCGAAGCCACCGGGGAGGCGGAGGCCGAGGCCGGGCTGGCCCTGTGGCACGGACTGTCCGCTGACCTGTTCATGTCCCTGGCCGCGATCGCCCTGGGCGCACTGCTGGTGTGGTGGACCGCCTCCGGTGAACGGCTGGCCGGTCGCCGGCTCTTCCCCGTGGACGGGGTCATCGTCTTCGAGGCGCTACGCGAGGGGATCATGGCCCTGGGCCGACGCGTGGGCGACCTCACGCGCTCCGACGCTCCTCCGCGGCACCTGGTCGTGCCGATCGTTCTGGTGATCGCGCTGGCCGGGATCATCACCGCGACGGGTCTGGAGGTACCCGAACCGTACGGGGAGACCTCCTCTCCACTGGACTGGCTGCTGATCGCTCTGATCACGGCCTCCGTCATCGGCGCCGTCTACGTCCGGTCCCGCACCGCCGGGCTGGTCCTGGTCGGCTCAGCCGGGCTGACCACCGCGCTGTGGCTCTTCCTGCTCGGCGCGTTCGACGTGGCCTTCGCCCAGATGGTGGTGGAGATCCTCACCGTGGTCATCGCCGCCCTGATCCTGCGCCGGCTGCCCGCGCGGTTCCACCGGATCTCGCTCCGGCGCTACCTCGCCACCGGGGCGATCGCGCTCTTCGCCGGCCTCTCGGCGGCTTTGGGGGTCTTCTACCTGACCGGGCGCCGGGGCCGGTCGGAGGCCTCGCAGTACTTCCTGGAGAACTCCGAGGAGGACACCGGCGGCACCAACGTCGTCAACACCATCCTGGTCGACTACCGGGCCCTGGACACCCTGGGCGAGCTGGTCGTCCTGGGCGTGGCAGGACTGATCGTCATCGCCGTGCTCAACTCCAGCGGTCTGCTGACCGCGCACGGTGACCGCAGACTCGTCGTCAGCCGCTCCAGCGCCGTCTACGACGCGGACGACAACACCCTGGTCATGCGCGCGGTGAGTTACCTGCTGCTGCCGCTGATCGTGTTCTGGTCGCTGTGGCTGTTCCTGCGCGGCCACACCGACGTCGGCGGCGGCTTCGTCGCCGGACTGCTGGGCGGAGCCGCGTTCGCGCTGCTGTACCTGGCGGCGCCCAGCGCCTCGGTGGCCAAGATCAGGCTGGCCTACCCGCGCATCATCGGCGCCGGTGTGGCGATCTCCCTGGCCTCGGGGCTGTTCGGGTACCTGGACGGCTCGTTCCTGCGCCCGCTGCACGGATACGTGACGCTGCCGCTGGTGGGTGAGTACCACCTGACCGCCGCACTCGTGTTCGACGCCGGCGTCTACCTCGCGGTGGTCGGCGTCATCCTCACCGCGCTGAACCAGCTCGGGTTGGAGGAGTCCCTGCCCGGCGATTCCACCGCCGGCACCGTGAGGCCAGTCAGGGATCAGCCGCCCACCGACGACCCCGGGACCCCGCCCGAGGTGGACGCCCAAAGCCCGCTCCGAGAGACACCGGACAAGGAGGGAGGTGCCCGATGA
- the mnhG gene encoding monovalent cation/H(+) antiporter subunit G, translating into MSVLYVLGIISMILGAVVFLIGSIGLLRLRDFYARLSGVTIAGALGTGLLLFGLFLHYPSVANAIKLGLALLIQLATAAVGGNALVRAGYLTGVKPVADTKFDDLAATTSEKDSQAG; encoded by the coding sequence ATGAGTGTGCTGTACGTGCTCGGGATCATCAGCATGATCCTCGGGGCCGTGGTGTTCCTGATCGGCTCGATCGGACTGCTGCGGCTGCGTGACTTCTACGCCCGGCTGAGCGGGGTCACCATCGCCGGAGCCCTGGGGACGGGTCTGCTGCTCTTCGGGCTCTTCCTGCACTACCCGTCCGTGGCCAACGCGATCAAGCTCGGCCTGGCCCTGCTCATCCAGCTGGCCACGGCCGCGGTCGGCGGCAACGCCCTCGTCCGCGCCGGATACCTGACCGGGGTCAAGCCGGTCGCGGACACGAAGTTCGACGACCTGGCCGCGACGACCTCGGAAAAGGATTCCCAGGCCGGTTAG
- a CDS encoding Na+/H+ antiporter subunit E — MTYLTWALRVLRFPFYAAGEIVKTSCQVMWDILTPGSSATPAFVEVPIRARSDFEVTMLANLISLTPGTVTVAVRNEPSTLWVHGLYVQDRESFQRGIHAMESRLLEVTRPTGSKEHALDEVGQR; from the coding sequence ATGACCTACCTGACATGGGCACTGCGCGTGCTCCGGTTCCCCTTCTACGCGGCCGGGGAGATCGTGAAGACCTCCTGCCAGGTGATGTGGGACATCCTCACCCCGGGCAGCTCCGCCACCCCGGCCTTCGTCGAGGTTCCGATCCGGGCGAGAAGTGACTTCGAGGTGACCATGCTGGCCAACCTCATCTCGCTGACCCCCGGAACGGTGACGGTCGCCGTGCGCAACGAGCCCTCCACCCTCTGGGTGCACGGCCTGTACGTGCAGGACCGGGAATCCTTCCAGCGGGGCATCCACGCGATGGAGAGCCGCCTGTTGGAGGTCACCCGGCCGACCGGGTCGAAGGAACACGCTCTCGACGAGGTGGGACAGCGCTGA